A window of Ananas comosus cultivar F153 linkage group 4, ASM154086v1, whole genome shotgun sequence contains these coding sequences:
- the LOC109708953 gene encoding cell wall protein RBR3, translated as MNFDSYQFDFGVGSGRSSTSSRPLRDQKPNPSPSPSTTTPSSPWTHQPSKPSSPWTPQPPSKPSWTHQPAKPPSSSSSSSSSSSLGTGLSNPPASMVGDIFGKSWGAASAAPPSSSSSRLGIRESNPNLFSDLLGSALGPGRSSSASNVPLKSAVPAAAPKSTFSMGNLSDSLPRSTAPPSSNPINNAPTRPAAGSGNNLGSGTKIGNSAGLSGPPLNQKKDPFVSLMDFGSKPASKSNTPPPVRASSPDSDYSFGAFQNAASAKADSFYAPPPTHQPAPAPAPAPAKSGSDPLDMFFSSSSNPSGASPEATGSFPEANDWDLGAEFAAHDDGGTTTELEGLPPPPSGVSASAAKAKGMDNYKQGQYADAIKWLTWAVVLLEKSSDSVSITEVLSCRASSYKEVGEYKKAIADCSKVLEQDSENVSVLLQRALLYESSEKYRLGAEDLRMVLKIDPGNRLARSTIHRLNKLAD; from the exons ATGAACTTTGACTCCTACCAATTCGACTTCGGCGTCGGCTCCGGCCGCTCCTCAACCTCCTCCCGCCCCCTCCGAGACCAGAAGCCCAacccttccccttccccctccaccaccaccccctCCTCGCCATGGACGCACCAACCCTCCAAACCCTCGTCGCCATGGACCCCCCAACCCCCTTCCAAACCCTCGTGGACTCACCAACCAGCGAAAcccccctcctcctcgtcgtcgtcgtcctcctcctcctccctcggaaccggtctctccaacccACCCGCCTCGATGGTCGGGGACATCTTCGGCAAGAGCTGgggcgccgcctccgccgctcccccttcgtcttcttcctctcgcCTCGGCATCCGCGAATCAAACCCTAACCTCTTCAGCGACCTCCTCGGCTCCGCCCTCGGCCCCGGCCGCTCCTCATCCGCCTCCAATGTCCCCCTCAAATCCGCCGTCCCAGCGGCCGCccccaaatccaccttctccatGGGCAATCTCTCCGATTCCCTCCCCAGATCCACTGCTCCCCCCTCCTCTAATCCCATTAACAACGCTCCTACGAGACCTGCGGCGGGATCTGGTAATAATCTCGGAAGCGGCACCAAGATCGGGAATTCGGCAGGGCTCAGTGGGCCACCGTTGAACCAGAAAAAGGATCCCTTTGTGTCGTTGATGGACTTTGGATCGAAACCAGCTTCGAAATCGAATACGCCACCACCTGTTCGGGCTAGTTCCCCTGACAGCGACTACTCTTTTGGGGCATTTCAGAATGCTGCATCAGCGAAAGCGGATTCGTTTTATGCTCCACCGCCGACTCATCAGCCTGCACCTGCTCCTGCACCAGCTCCGGCAAAATCTGGATCAGATCCATTAGACATGTTCTTCTCTTCATCTTCCAATCCTTCTGGAGCATCTCCGGAGGCCACCGGAAGCTTCCCAGAGGCGAATGATTGGGACTTGGGGGCAGAATTCGCAGCCCACGATGATGGCGGGACCACAACGGAGCTTGAAGGGCTCCCGCCGCCTCCATCAGGTGTTTCGGCTTCAGCCGCCAAAGCCAAAGGGATGGATAATTATAAGCAGGGGCAGTATGCTGATGCTATAAAATGGCTAACTTGGGCTGTTGTGCTCTTAGAGAAATCCAGCGACAGTGTTTCCATTACTGAGGTTTTGTCCTGCAGGGCTTCTTCTTACAAGGAAGTTGGCGAATATAAGAAGGCAATTGCTGACTGTTCAAAG GTGTTGGAACAAGATAGTGAGAATGTGTCAGTGCTATTACAGCGTGCTCTTCTTTATGAGAGCTCTGAGAAGTACAGGCTTGGCGCTGAGGATCTGAGGATGGTTTTGAAGATTGATCCGGGTAATAGACTTGCAAGAAGTACCATTCACCGTTTGAATAAATTGGCTGATTAA